In the Quercus lobata isolate SW786 chromosome 5, ValleyOak3.0 Primary Assembly, whole genome shotgun sequence genome, one interval contains:
- the LOC115990300 gene encoding uncharacterized protein LOC115990300 has protein sequence MRQLMRRIKEYKHLEDDRLQNKGKAPLLWRSRQGIMSARLKKDFRMQEPEVQIEGVNMAFKEPVHKILDRIKNESFFRDKGHTTEQCRVLKDHLGQLVKAGYLKEFVMDSADREAGQGAQQKRNPLPPPLGVIEVIHAAPRGTTTAKGVMTVACLEGEPPKKRMKVGRLTISFSEEDLEGTIQPYDDALAVDSCNEGRSVTLHVKVKFPTEYGVAVVRGNQRVARQCFVAAVRWKSEQLEQAEETEKETL, from the exons ATGAGGCAACTTATGAGACGTATTAAGGAGTATAAACACCTAGAAGATGATCGGCTGCAGAATAAGGGGAAAGCACCGTTACTCTGGAGATCTCGGCAGGGCATTATGTCGGCAAGACTAAAAAAAGATTTCAGGATGCAGGAACCAGAGGTGCAAATTGAAGGAGTTAATATGGCGTTCAAAGAGCCTGTGCACAAAATCCTAGATCGGATTAAGAATGAATCGTTCTTCAG GGACAAAgggcacaccaccgagcagtgtcgggtactaaaagatcatctcgggcAGCTAGTAAAAGCAGGGTATCTGAAAGAGTTTGTAATGGACTCCGCTGACCGGGAGGCCGGCCAGGGTGCTCAGcagaaaaggaatccccttCCACCACCGCTGGGAGTGATCGAAGTCATCCACGCTGCCCCGAGAGGTACGACAACAGCTAAAGGGGTAATGACAGTGGCTTGCTTGGAAGGAGAACCACCCAAGAAGAGGATGAAAGTTGGTCGGCTAACCATTTCTTTCAGCGAAGAAGACTTGGAAGGGACGATCCAACCTTATGATGATGCATTG GCTGTGGATTCATGCAATGAAGGCCGTTCCGTCACCCTGCACGTGAAAGTGAAATTTCCCACTGAGTATGGAGTTGCCGTGGTGCGAGGGAACCAACGAGTGGCTAGGCAGTGTTTTGTCGCCGCGGTTAGGTGGAAAAGTGAACAGCTCGAACAAGCAGAGGAGACTGAAAAAGAAActttatag
- the LOC115990301 gene encoding uncharacterized protein LOC115990301: protein MALELGSNSSEFARNRGPKLVFYEGRFKKGLRQWGRAIGPEPGAHLGLGTSMPYKFRLMLQEDLENSRSVYETLHFCPQQNFERIQEVRKALDCWLDTENTMWHQCTKQMWITNGDRNTAFFHRKASNRKQKNFIEGLTDEHGRWQTDDHSMEQITLGYFSNIFHSNGPTDTLAVVAAIKLVVTDSMNRFLCQPFQADEVHRALKQMHPKKSADPDVKNPTKITQYRPISLSNVISRLASKVIANRLKRFLPKIISEHQSAFMDDRLITDNVLVAFETMQYLNQKRNGKIEEIALKLDMSKAFDRVEWAAFGISCIRWILIKNGLNGKPHGHIIPSQGLRQGEPISPFLFLFCAEGLSSLLQQATTIGLLKGVAACPLGPQISLLFFADDSRSKKNIFRALKERLDNKLSRWKEKLLSQARNEILIKAMAQAIPTYTMSVFKLSDTLCDEMTSMVRSFWWGQTNGRNKMPWLSWDKVCVPKSDGDLGFQNLKAFNLALLSK from the exons atggccttggaacttggttccaactcaagTGAATTTGCTCG GAACCGAGGCCCAAAACTCGTGTTTTATGAAGGCAGATTCAAGAAGGGCTTAAGGCAATGGGGTCGTGCCATTGGGCCTGAGCCTGGGGCCCATCTGGGTCTTGGGACCTCGATGCCGTACAA GTTTCGATTGATGCTTCAAGAGGACTTGGAAAATTCTAGATCTGTGTATGAGACATTGCACTTTTGT CCACAACAAAACTTTGAACGAATCCAGGAGGTCCGCAAAGCTCTTGATTGTTGGCTGGACACAGAAAACACCATGTGGCACCAATGCACAAAGCAAATGTGGATCACAAATGGAGATCGAAACACAGCTTTTTTCCACCGAAAAGCATCCAATCGCAAGCAGAAAAACTTCATTGAAGGTTTAACCGATGAACATGGCAGGTGGCAGACTGATGATCACTCAATGGAGCAAATTACTTTGGGCTATTTCTCTAATATTTTTCACTCCAATGGTCCCACAGACACTTTAGCAGTTGTTGCAGCAATCAAACTAGTTGTTACTGACTCTATGAATAGATTCTTGTGCCAACCCTTCCAAGCAGATGAGGTCCATCGAGCATTAAAGCAGATGCATCCAAAGAAATCAGCAGATCCTGATG TCAAGAACCCTACAAAAATAACACAATACAGACCCATAAGCTTGAGCAATGTCATCTCGAGGCTAGCCTCAAAAGTCATTGCAAACAGACTTAAGAGGTTCCTACCAAAAATAATCAGTGAACACCAGAGTGCCTTCATGGATGACCGCCTTATCACTGATAATGTCTTGGTCGCTTTTGAAACCATGCAATACTTAAACCAGAAaagaaatggtaaaatagaggAGATAGCCTTAAAGCTTGACATGAGTAAAGCTTTTGATAGAGTGGAATGGGCTGCCTTTGGGATATCATGCATAAGATggattttgataaaaaatgg GTTAAATGGTAAGCCCCACGGCCACATCATCCCCTCTCAGGGTTTGAGGCAAGGGGAACCCATctctcctttcctttttctgTTTTGTGCAGAGGGACTCTCATCTCTTCTCCAACAGGCCACAACAATTGGTCTACTTAAAGGAGTAGCAGCCTGCCCACTCGGCCCACAGATTTCACTTctcttttttgcagatgaca GTAGATCAAAAAAGAACATATTCCGTGCTCTGAAGGAAAGATTAGACAATAAGCTTTCAAGATGGAAAGAAAAACTGCTCTCTCAGGCAAGAAATGAGATTCTCATTAAAGCAATGGCCCAAGCAATCCCAACTTACACAATGAGTGTTTTCAAACTCTCAGATACACTTTGTGATGAGATGACTAGTATGGTGCGCTCCTTCTGGTGGGGCCAAACAAATGGAAGAAATAAAATGCCATGGTTGTCATGGGATAAAGTTTGTGTTCCAAAATCTGATGGTGACTTGGGATTTCAAAATCTAAAGGCTTTCAACTTGGCACTTCTCTCCAAGTAA
- the LOC115988495 gene encoding TSET complex member tstD-like isoform X2, producing MFYCRFNGVPAEERLHWRSFLVKLGADNLKGVKNEELLVACHKSVYIVYTILGDVSIYVVGKDEYDELALSEVIFVITSAVKDVCGKPPTERLFLDKYGRICLCLDEIVWKGYLENTEKDRIRRLIRLKPPVEF from the exons ATGTTTTATTGCAGATTTAATGGAGTTCCTGCTGAAGAACGGCTGCATTGGAGATCTTTCTTAGTTAAACTGGGAGCAGATAATCTTAAAGGTGTTAAAAATGAAGAGCTCCTTGTTGCTTGCCACAA ATCAGTTTATATTGTCTACACAATACTTGGGGATGTCAGCATCTATGTTGTGGGCAAGGATGAGTATGATGAACTTGCTT TGTCAGAAGTGATCTTTGTGATAACCTCAGCTGTTAAGGATGTATGTGGGAAGCCTCCAACTGAGCGCCTTTTCCTGGATAAGTACGGAAGAATTTGCTTGTGTTTGGATGAAATTGTTTGGAAG GGATATTTGGAGAACACAGAAAAAGATAGAATCAGAAGACTCATAAGGTTAAAACCTCCAGTAGAGTTCTGA
- the LOC115988495 gene encoding TSET complex member tstD-like isoform X1, producing MILAVVFANSVGNILVERFNGVPAEERLHWRSFLVKLGADNLKGVKNEELLVACHKSVYIVYTILGDVSIYVVGKDEYDELALSEVIFVITSAVKDVCGKPPTERLFLDKYGRICLCLDEIVWKGYLENTEKDRIRRLIRLKPPVEF from the exons aTGATACTCGCGGTCGTGTTTGCCAACTCCGTCGGCAACATCCTAGTTGAACG ATTTAATGGAGTTCCTGCTGAAGAACGGCTGCATTGGAGATCTTTCTTAGTTAAACTGGGAGCAGATAATCTTAAAGGTGTTAAAAATGAAGAGCTCCTTGTTGCTTGCCACAA ATCAGTTTATATTGTCTACACAATACTTGGGGATGTCAGCATCTATGTTGTGGGCAAGGATGAGTATGATGAACTTGCTT TGTCAGAAGTGATCTTTGTGATAACCTCAGCTGTTAAGGATGTATGTGGGAAGCCTCCAACTGAGCGCCTTTTCCTGGATAAGTACGGAAGAATTTGCTTGTGTTTGGATGAAATTGTTTGGAAG GGATATTTGGAGAACACAGAAAAAGATAGAATCAGAAGACTCATAAGGTTAAAACCTCCAGTAGAGTTCTGA